The region TCCTTTCTgaagtcgtttccactgggacattttacctacaataaattcctggatttttATCGACGCCGATGCACAaggcgtaagtaatatatctgattctcacattcacaatcgatgAAAGATTGCCTATCATatcacaagatacaaagggcggtaaggcatgcaaagcttcgaaaattGAATGGGATTAAAAAGATATGTTccgaattcagaatcgtaggaattttccatatgttgaatgtgtaaacaacttgcacgtaattcgaagtgttgtttttcgtctttgtgaaatagatttcatccctcattcaattagggtaataggtaatgctgcttatattggttgggttgccatgtgttatttattgaacaggcggctgcTCAGTAAAAGCGgatcaacctcatgttgttttggagaatcaagactatattttcagaaatatgaaatggCTGCCACAAACTGGGCTGAATTGCCGCCATCgtaaagaggcgcctgaaagagtcgcttcactgtttcacccctaacgtcGGCCCTGCTAGGCAGtatgattaattattttttgggtAATGGAAAATCTGGAAAATGACGTTCGATTTTCTGGGATTCTgattaaactattattattattattcactgaataggtATCGATGCGACTTTGTTAGCATTCttggaactgcgaccaaattgttcttttgttcttaaccccttcctattcatacaaactcagaaaggccgtcgatacggttaacgaaactgacgacatccttagcagccttggctattactccgtgagtatccagaactgactttcctaTGTGAGTGGTTCTAAGGTCAATCAGCCCCGGACATTTGAACACTATGTATACCTCcattccacagagcctgcaggtATTATCTGCTgtcttacccatgcggtacaaaaggtatttgcaccggcagtgtcctgtcagcagtcccatcattacccgaagctcagcttgtGGTAGCTCTGAGAGCCTTCTGATAttggtcggtgaaagcaccacaaatgtttttgcctgagcaagaccctgAGTGTTTCTCCAAGTAGAGCGCAAGTTTAGACTAGTGTCTCAGTTTGCaagatagagggctcactttATAAGGATCTCGAGATCTTCGTTTTAGGCCCATATACCCCAATACATGTGCCTTCTTATTTTGATCCATCTCTATACCATATGGAAAACTTTTAGTCCAAGCGATTCACGAAAGTCATCAATGCCCGTTTCAAACAGTACTTCGAAATCGAAGATAGTTGTCATCACATCCGAGggttttgccaagaggtttgaatctaattgattgAATATCCCCATATGATGAATCTCTGTTATCTCGATGTAATACGTCACTCTATTCATGTTAGATCTCGAATgtataataactttatttttgTCATATTCAAATTCTATATCAAGTTGGAATATTGGCTATCGTTATTCTGTACTATGTAATATTACAGATCatgtacaggctcacgcctccgTGATTAGTGTTTATACCTGTAGTTTacagaataaactatattattattatatgttcaaTCCAGTTTCCTAGACGCAGATTTCCATTGCAGGATATTCTTATTGCTTCCTGCaagctacatttcctcacatgtaagtGTAAGGGAGGTAGATCAAGTAAAACCTCAAGCGCTGCTGAGGAAGTTGTGTGTATAGCTTCCGAAACACTAATACAGGCCAGTCTTCGTAGTCTTTGCAGCCGGctgcgtgtggtgacctccaCTATGCTAaagatgcataggtgacaattgGTCAGTGTATAACCATAGTGCCATTTCCGGTCTCATGCtccatgtctttccaaagagtcttttgcaggTTCATGGCTACAGTGACTCTGGAAAGAGTCTTGTCTATATATTTCCTCCAGTTGAGCTTACTATCTAGAGTAAAAACCAGATATTTACACTCACTGGAGAAGTTCAGAGGTTGGCCATTCAGAAACGGTGCTCTGAGGTTAAGATTAATTTTTCTAGTGAATGGAATCAGTGTTGTCTTTGAGGAGGGGTTAAAAGTTAGTCTTTTTTCCTCGCACCACTTCTCAATAATACTGAGGGCATACTGCATTCGGTCACTTATTGAATCCTCATGTTACCTCTCACAGTCGGCTCCAGATTTGTATGCATGTTTTGTAGATTCAACACATCTAACACTAATTtaacaattataaaaatttcaagctttcatgttttgaaatttcatgttgatcacaTCACGAAAATCATTGattattcgaagaaaataaggaaaaaatatactcagtACTTGAAATTCGATTTGTGATTGGGAATTGAAGAAAAGAACAATGCTAAAGAACATTCACCATTTTCATTGGCTGACATGACCCAAAtatgtatgtaggatccagttattgttccctgtaaataattgagatggtcaaccggatgcttggagacctattagtttctttgatttgtcgagggcatgacagtttcaatgaatttacagggaacgaattgttattgtacataatgtaaaaaggatgtgttattattcgaggtgtcgaagatatgtcatggagttgtaaatcttgaagagatttactggagGGTTGTGAAacttcgaagacaatacggtcgtaccagatgtgtcacatctgtgtatcagtttctagtccttcgagaatatttgatttccaggaatccgcgaagatctttgtgggcggtacggcaaagctctcattggactaggggatggtactttccctaagccgagagaagggaggtcgatattcgagacagggtaagttccaatcgtcAGAGAGTTCAAATTAagtcgaagacgggtacagttcaaattaagccgaagatgcgtacagttcaacttaagccgaagacgagtcaagttcggtcggtcaacttaagacgtaagacgaaaagacggttcgcggactaaattaagacgagtaagagacgagacgaccgaaaacttgaagtacgacgaagacgtgataaacgaagacgtttctagtaatcaacaaacgagttaaagacgaaattcagtaccgtagtgagaaacttgtaattaagacgtaattaggatcttctcaatactgagtttgtactgtataagtgtggctttgtaaatagatgtaaataattgaaaagagttctattattacaaatccaacaaagtcacggagaaaaagacgaaagaccaggtaatcgaatcatacctctagacgatcgattaaccaagcctacatgtatTCGAACAAAACTGATGATGACAATAAATGTCATTTTACAATAGATAACAATTATTACGTAAGCAGAAAGTATTCGAAaggattttttcctttttcccaTTTTTCTTATGGCCTTTGTGAGACCTATTAGAATTTCAGATGTGTTGCCAAAATCAATTAGGTATGTCATAGTTTTCAGCTAATAATCCAGACCGTTCATGAAGTTTATCGTCTGATGGCATGGCAGGAATATATAGGTACTTTCTTTGGAATATTAACAGGCAattattgtcttccaaatatcAAATATACCTGGAATCAACAGATATAACTGGGAAAACAAACTATGCCTACTTAGATAGACACGAAACAAATTGGATTCCTAATGGAATGAAATACCTTCAAAACAGTGGAGTAATCCTCATCCATTTTGCTATATAGGTTTCGGCAGATTATAACAACAAGCCGCCAAGCTTTAGCCTCAGGCATGATACGAAACAAACAGCTCCTCCAAAAAGCCATGGCAGCTACATTCTGGAAATATCGCATTGCAGAAGAACCGAACTGCATTTTCTGATCTTATCGACGTTCATACACGCAATTTTATGAAGGATGATTGATGAGGTTTGGTTATTTTTCCCAAAACAAACTTTGTAGTTTTTGTCGGTTCAATAACAATGGACCTAGAATAATTCCATAATGTGGAAACCTTTTACTTGAGGTCTTTATACATGCTGTTTCAGCAGAAAAATTaaagataaagggtgttttttagagctatacaactttaaattgcaataaaacaacgatggattattcgattgacatgaattttatttatccgcaggatgatcttgtggcattacattctaaaaatgatttctggcatatgaccgccacggctggttcggatgtagtccaatctggacgtcctatttgcgatgactttttccaacatttgtggccgtatatcggcaattacacggcgaatgttgtcttccaaatggtcaagggtttgtggcttatccgcatagaccaatgactctacatagccccacagaaagtagtctagcggtgttaaatcacaagatcttggaggctaattcacaggtccaaaacgtgaaattaggcggtcaccaaacgtgtctttcaataaatcgattgtggcacgagctgtgtgtcatgttgcgccgtcttgttggaaccacagctcctggacatcatggttgttcaattcaggaatgaaaaagttagtaatcatggctctataccgatcacctttgactgtaatgttctggccatcatcgtttttgaagaagtacggaccaatgattccaccagcccataaagcgcaccaaacagtcagtttttctggatgtaacggtgtttcgacatacacttgaggattagcttcactataaatgcggcagttttgttcgttgacgtagccattcaaccagaagtgtgcttcatcgctaaacaaaataaaatggacgtagtgcgcgatacgtattccgcacagaaccattattttcgaaataaaattgcactatttgcaagcgttgattaggcatgagtctattcatgatgaattgccaaaccaaattgagaataaatcccttgacagctgttaaatcggtcgctatcagtgatgccaactcaaagttatatacctcgaaaaaaacacctgttataaAATATTGCCTGAAAGTATATGCATTAATAGAGTATCTTGTTCCGGGAGTTCCACGAAACAAAATagtttcacatttttctgaaaatatcagGTGAATtgcattttttctcaaattcttcTCTCGATTTTATAGTTCGAatgttgtttttgaaaaaaaaagaatttctcatTCGGAGGAAAGCATTTATTTTTCGATtggaaatatcgaatatttattattttggtaCACTCCTGAAAAAACAATAAGCTTATTTCCTTGTCCCCTAATTGAATCCACCGAATACATATTCCTATCAATGATCCAGTAGGAAGCAGAGtagaaacaaagaaattccCCACATATTGCAGGTATTAATTTTCTTCTCATCAAGTTGGCGTGTCCATGAATTGTTCCGTTCGTGACGTCTCAAGCGATTATCGATTGTTATTCGAAGAACCGCGGCCTTTTCAGGCATCGAATCAGTCCCACTGGAGCAATACAAGTTTAATATATTCTGTAGAATGTTTCTATTTTCTGGGTTAATGGAATATCAGATTCAGGACAGCACTTTGTGCCTCGCAATTTCTAGTTTTCATCGGGAACGATAGGAATACCTGGGAAACGAAAAGTTGAAGGGATAATTCCCACTAGTgaaattcaatagatgaatagaAAGCAAATGCATCTCTGCGATTTGCTCTGAGAATAATTTTGCAAGATAGTGTGTTTTCTAAAAACTGGATGAGTTTATTTCTGTATTTTGGCGAAGGAGGAGGGCTCTTTCGCCATACCACTTCTTTTTTTCGtttgtaccaaccttcaaaaatcgaaatttcgGAAATAAGAGTTGAATTATTGGATAAGAGCTAGATTCGTCTATTGATAAAACAACGTTTTCTTATGGAGAGATACAAAGTGATGGgttgataagtgttattcagattctgctccatcgacaacaataGTTAAAACATGGTATGCTGACTTAAAACGTCGTTGACGAACCACCGACGATCCTGAATGCTTCGATTGCCCCAATAGTTTCAGTTTCAGAAAACATAGAAAACGTTTTGACCGATCTCAAATTGAAATTGCTCTAGGTAGTTGTGGTGTTGAACATAACAGTATAAGgcaatatattcattattttgcaTGAATATTTATCCAAGAGAAAGCTCTGCTCGAAATGGATGCGGTGCTTGCTCACCGTTGAAAAGGAACAATAAAGCATAATGCATTCTGCTGTTTCGAGCTGTTAAAGCTGAATAAACAGGATTTTTGCGTCTATAGGTGACAGTGATGAAACAAGTCGTCGAATGAGACCaaaatcagctggcaaggttgttGTGTACGTAGTAATAAATTGCGGTGGAACTGCTTAAATtctttattgaaagaaatatgaaaatgtaTATCACTTAACATATGCGTTCTATCTTCATACGAGAATTGAATTGATCAAGACGGAAATCTCCCAGACCACACATAACTTGCGCACTAACAATATATGCGCCTAAGAAAACCCCGGGAAATACAAACAATTTAAATACACGATACAACATTCCTCCCTCTGTAGGAGTTAagtacaattttcaattcccaATCGTGAGGGTGCTTTACGCAATCGTGTAGATCTCCTTAGGGTACAAGCGTCATCTGGAATTTCTGGTTTTAGTGGTACACCATCtggtttaatttctttattttggaCAACATTTCCGTCCAAAGTATTTTGCTTTTCAGCAACATAATCATTGTCATTATTTTTCGCTGAAGGCAATATCGTAGGAAGCTCAATAAATGTGTTAGATGGTGTGTTGCTAATTTTCAAAGGTGTGTCCTCACCCATGGAACGCATTTGATCGACATGGCGCTTCCAAACTCGAGAATCATCCAATTCgattaaataaattaaacttCCCAACTTCTTTCTCACAGTACCAAACTGCCATTTATCGAACCCCAGGTATTCCCTAACCATGACTCTTTCCCCCTCTCTGAAAactctaaaatcagtatttttagaaatatttagtTCGTATTTTTTTAGAGGCAAAATTAAATCAAGTCTTGTTCGAATATCCCTACCAAACATAAGATAAGAAGGACTCACTCCGGTAATGGTGTGAGGCATTTTTCGGTAATTAATAAGAAATTTAGACAAATTCAATTCGATGTCTCTCTCATTTTGTCCCAGAGTTTTTAAAACACCCTTGAAAGACTGAACATATCGTTCTGCTAATCCATTTGTAGCAGGATGATATGGAGGTGAGAACttgtgaaaaattccattctctctcaaaaaattcttgaattcaAAGGACGTAAAAGTGGGTCCATTATCGCTAACTAAGACAGCTGGTAGACCAAAAGtactgaaaatttttcgaagtaGAGGTATTGTAGTATGAACTGTCATATTTTTGACAACATGTATTTCCGGCCAACGAGTATATGAatcaactaaaataaaaaagtaaCGATTCATGAAAGGTCCGGCAAAGTCAATATGTACTCTTTCGAATGGTTTACTTGTCTTTTCCCATGGATGAAATGGAAATTTAGCgggattatttttaaatttattacattcagaacagtttttaattttattttcaatatcgacTGATATTCCAGGCCACCAACAGTAACCTCTAGCCAATTGTTTCGTCTTAATTATACCAGAATATGTTGAGTGAagctcattcaaaatttttggacgtAAAGATTGTGGTATAACAACTGTTTGTCCACGGAACAAGCAGCCTTGCTGTAAAGAAAACTCAGATTGTTCGACATTGAAGCGATCCTTTTTGGATACTTGTTTACCTAGGCGTAAAGATTTTATTAATTTGGAAAAACTGCGCTCTTTCGAAGACTCAATTCGTAATTCTTCGAAAGTGACAGGTAAATTTtgtatttgatatatttcaaatgcaTCAGATTCATCGTACATATTAATTTGCTTCGAGTTTGTAGGTAATCTGGACATAGCGTCCGCATTTGAatgttcttttgaatttttgtatttaatatcgTACTGAAATGTTTGCAAAAATAATGCATAATGTTGCATTCTTGTGGTAGACAAAGTTGGAAGATGTTTtgatggtgaaaaaatttggataAGAGGCTTATgatctgtatacagggtgaaacgTCTACCATAAAGGTAATAAAAGAATTTCTTGACACCAAAAATAATGCTATATGCTTCTTTAtcaatttgtgaatatttttgttgaactGTCGATAAAACTTGTGAAGCGAATTGAATAGGTCTTTCAGTACCATCTGGATAAACATGTGAAAGTACTGCGCCAACCGCATAGGGGCTGGCATCAGTAGCCAAAATTAATGTTAACTGAGGATCGAAATGAGCCAATACTCGATCGGAACTAATTTCTTTCTTGACAGTATCGAATGCTCTTTGGCATTTAATGTCCCATTTGAAATCTACaccttctttcaataaattgtatATAGGGTATAATTTTGAACTAAGATTTTCTAAAAATCTTCCGTAATAATTGATTAAACCTGTAAAAGCCCTGACTTCAGTTTTATTAGTaggtatttttgcgttttggaTTGCATCCATTTTCTTTTTCGCTTTATGTATGCCCGACCTATCTATAACATAGCCGCAATATTCTATTTTATCTTTCATAAATTCGCATTTTTCGTaattaattcttatattatgATCTGAAAGTCTGCATAAAACTTTTTCCAGTCTCTCGAAATGTGTATTATCATCAGGGGCTGTTATCTTGATGTCATCTAAAAATACTGAGACACCGGGTATATCTTTCAGCAAATTTTCTATCAGGCGTTGCCAAATAGCAGGCGCACTAGCAACCCCATACATTAATCGAGTACATTGAAAAAGTCCTTTAGGTGTACTTAATGTTAAAAATTTTTGATCATCCGGATGTACTTCTAATTGTAAATAGGCCTGTTGTAAATCTAATTTCGTGAACTTATCTCCCCCAGCCATAGtggaaaataaattttcgatGGAAGGTAGAGGATACTCATCTATAATGAGGTTTGGATTTAAGGTTATTTTGAAATCACCACAAATGCGAATTTTCCCATTAGCTTTTACAACCGGTACAATGGGTGTAGCCCACTCAGAACGCATGACTTTTACTAAAATTCCTTCCTTTTCTAAATTCAACAATTCTTCTTCCACTTTGGATTGTAAAGCGAATGGAATCTTTCTAGCTCTGATGAAAACAGGTGttgcattatttttcaatttaagacgagcttgaatattaagaattttacccattgatttttccaaaactattgggtatttttttaaaatattttcaggtgtATTCATAACGgaaatttgattaatattttgtaatttAATGTTCAATTGACGTATCCACTCACGGCCTAAAATAGGTTTTCGATCGGTATTAACAATGTATAAATTCAAAATGTGAGTTTCAGTTTCATAAATGCAACCCACCCTTGAATAGCCCACAACATCCAACACTTTCTTGCAGTAAGTGACTAGTTTTAaatcagtttttttaatttgtaaagtaggaaagaaatttttgaacataGAATAACTCATTATACTTACAGCAGCTCCACTGTCtacttcaaaaattaaaattttaccttcaattttaattttgaccaTAAATTTTTCCCTGTAATCGATATGTTCGGATTCAATAGAAAATagttcttcaatttgatttgTACTTTCTGTATTTTTACTTTTGAAACAAACCTTTCCCAGATGACCCTTGACCTTGCATTTAGAGCAAATAGTGGTAATGTGCTTGCATTTATTTGCAAAATGTGTGGGAGATCCGCACctgtaacaataatttttaaaattaacatttttggaattatttGATGAAGACTTTGCAAAAGCCCTTTTAGATGAAA is a window of Harmonia axyridis chromosome 2, icHarAxyr1.1, whole genome shotgun sequence DNA encoding:
- the LOC123672892 gene encoding uncharacterized protein K02A2.6-like — its product is MTDFHLKGLLQSLHQIIPKMLILKIIVTGADHLGKVCFKSKNTESTNQIEELFSIESEHIDYREKFMVKIKIEGKILIFEVDSGAAVSIMSYSMFKNFFPTLQIKKTDLKLVTYCKKVLDVVGYSRVGCIYETETHILNLYIVNTDRKPILGREWIRQLNIKLQNINQISVMNTPENILKKYPIVLEKSMGKILNIQARLKLKNNATPVFIRARKIPFALQSKVEEELLNLEKEGILVKVMRSEWATPIVPVVKANGKIRICGDFKITLNPNLIIDEYPLPSIENLFSTMAGGDKFTKLDLQQAYLQLEVHPDDQKFLTLSTPKGLFQCTRLMYGVASAPAIWQRLIENLLKDIPGVSVFLDDIKITAPDDNTHFERLEKVLCRLSDHNIRINYEKCEFMKDKIEYCGYVIDRSGIHKAKKKMDAIQNAKIPTNKTEVRAFTGLINYYGRFLENLSSKLYPIYNLLKEGVDFKWDIKCQRAFDTVKKEISSDRVLAHFDPQLTLILATDASPYAVGAVLSHVYPDGTERPIQFASQVLSTVQQKYSQIDKEAYSIIFGVKKFFYYLYGRRFTLYTDHKPLIQIFSPSKHLPTLSTTRMQHYALFLQTFQYDIKYKNSKEHSNADAMSRLPTNSKQINMYDESDAFEIYQIQNLPVTFEELRIESSKERSFSKLIKSLRLGKQVSKKDRFNVEQSEFSLQQGCLFRGQTVVIPQSLRPKILNELHSTYSGIIKTKQLARGYCWWPGISVDIENKIKNCSECNKFKNNPAKFPFHPWEKTSKPFERVHIDFAGPFMNRYFFILVDSYTRWPEIHVVKNMTVHTTIPLLRKIFSTFGLPAVLVSDNGPTFTSFEFKNFLRENGIFHKFSPPYHPATNGLAERYVQSFKGVLKTLGQNERDIELNLSKFLINYRKMPHTITGVSPSYLMFGRDIRTRLDLILPLKKYELNISKNTDFRVFREGERVMVREYLGFDKWQFGTVRKKLGSLIYLIELDDSRVWKRHVDQMRSMGEDTPLKISNTPSNTFIELPTILPSAKNNDNDYVAEKQNTLDGNVVQNKEIKPDGVPLKPEIPDDACTLRRSTRLRKAPSRLGIENCT